From the Lactuca sativa cultivar Salinas chromosome 9, Lsat_Salinas_v11, whole genome shotgun sequence genome, the window TGTTAATTCGAGGACCATGTTGAATGAATTTTTTGTACAATACGACAAAGTAGTTGAGTCTCGAAGGGCTACCGAAGAAGATGAAGACTTCAAGACTATGAACTCGAGGCCGGTTCTTTCTTCAGTGCATCCAATCGAAGCAAAAGCAGGTCAATGTTATACTAGAAAGATGTTTGATACTTTCAAAAAAGAATGGACCGAAGCTATTACCAATTTGACTCATGAGACTATAGGAAAACTGTCGAAGAAAGCACATACCGAGTTGGTCAATTGgacattgataaaaaaaatattggcgCATTGTTACCTTTCGTTCTTTGGATCAAGTCAGCGTCACATGTTCCTGTGCTAAGTATGAGACAAATGGGATTTTATGTAAGCATAGCCTATATGTGATGAAGAAGAAGCATGTTAAAGAACTCCTTAGTCACTATATTTTACCACGATGGACCCTTAATGTTAGGTACAAACTGGGTAGTGCTAGTATCGGACTCGAAGAAATGAATAATGAAAATGGAGTTAGTTCCTACACACTATGGTGTGTCCGTTCAAATTTTACGAAACTAATTGAATAAGCTAGAGACTCCCCTTCAGAGATACAAAAAGTTAATACGCTATTGATAAGTCTTTTGGatgatcaaacaaatcgaaagAAATCTATGTCTTTGGAGAATGCATCTCAAGGTTCTTGTATGGGAGTTTCGCAAATAGATATGATGTCACAATTATCTTTTCGTGATCCTCTTGGTCCAACTACCACAAAAGGGCGTCCTAAAATTGCTAGTAGAATTAGATCTTCTTTAGAAGCCCCCAAAAAACGTACATGCTCTTATTGTCAAGGATTGGGTCATTACGCTACTAGTTGTTCCAAAAGAAAGGtacttttaatattaatattaatttaattttaatgatTTAGAACTCTAATAATTATATTAACATTTAACAATATTTTTTTGCATGTGTCAGGCAGATGAATCGTTGGAAGAGACATAATGATGAGTTGTGTTGTTTTTGTGAGCAACGGAAATTCGATATGCTTATTGgcattttttacatattttggGGTTAACAATATATGAATAGTCTGGAAATGTTTTATGTTTCTTAACATTTTTTTATagcttttaaatgaaaatttgttgattatttatgatttttgtgatTAAAATTGCATGTTGGTTgttcttatgtgtttcaaaatgaAAATATGATACTATTATGGGTTAAAAACGAAAATATGATactattgtgggttaaaaatgaaaatatgatgctattgtgggttaaaaacataatcatgatgctattgtgggttaaaaacaaaattatgataCAAGTATTGGtgaaaaacaaaattatgatgcTATTGTGGGTGAAAACGAAAATATGATGCTAGTATGGGTTAAAAACgaaaatataatattattgtgggttaaaaacgaaAGTATTtataagtacattgctatttcgaATAAATAAGAAAAGTGGGTTGCAATTTCAGCTCAATCCAAcaaaaacaatacttttcaatacaatttCTGTCAACATATACAATTCGTCAAAAAACCTTTACAAATTATGTCCTAACTAATACATGATTACATCATCTAATACAATCTTCAGCTTCTTTGGTGTCTCCGTGCAACCCAAGATCTTTGCAATGCTAATAACCTGCACATGAGAATAACTTTGCATTTATAATTTGTTAAACGGAAATGGAAATATATACATTTTTTGTCCCCTTGATTATTGCTGGAAAAAAACTGAACTAAATTAACCTAAACATTATCCCTATTTATACTAATCTTAACCGAATCCTAAACAATCACATAAACTACATATAAAGGCAAGTTTCCTATTTTACCCCTGGAACTCAAATCTGTCCCATATTTTAGCCTTGTAGAAAAGATTTGTCTTCTATTTTCATGAGCCTTGATATTCTGTTGTAAGAGCAAGAATGAGATTAATTCTAATTTATAACCATTAAAGGGGAAGGAGAATAAAGAATATAAATAAGAAACAACCTCAGTCCTTGTTAataaatcttgaaacttttttGTAGCTCCCATTAGCTTGTTCTTCAAATCATAACAAACAGTATTAGAATGGAAAATTGTATCTTTTCCATGTTTTGAAGAGTTTGCAAATCAGATACAGCTGCATTTAGAGCTGTTATATCGTTCTTTATCAAGGCTATTAGTTTTTGTATCTCCTTCAACGGATCATCAAAACCCAAGTAGAATAACATTGCTTCTATGTGGACATACTTATCTTTCATACCCTTCCAAACCATTATCGTGTAACAAATTGCTAAATTGACTTTCCTAATTGGTCATACAAgtaaaataaacaattaatcagtGAAGAAACCTGTGGCTAGAATTACAAACTTAACTTTCCTAACAAAAACAATTAAAACCATAGTAATAGAACTTGTCTTCATTGCTTTAACAATATTTATGCTAAAATTGAAACCATATTTAGAACTGGGCAAGCCAAAACTAACTAGCGATCCACAAGCAATCTAGGAAGAGAAAAACAACTATGAGCATCCACAAAATAAGGGGAAATGGAGGAAAACAAACCAACAGCTGCAGAAGACCCAATCAAACTACTTTCTTTCAAATTTTGTAGTAACACAGTCACTTAATTCAATCAACACCCGAAATTGCATTTTTTTCCTAGCAAAAGAATCAGTCTTTTTACATATTGGGACAAGATTTCACTAAGACATTTAATCAAACTACTTTCTTTCAAATTTTGTAGTAACACAGTCACTTAATTCAATCAACACCCGAAATTGCATTTTTTTTCCTAGCAAAAGAATCAGTCTTTTTACATATTGGGACAAGATTTCACTAAGACATTTAATCAAACACCCggtgtacattactatacattactAGAGACATTATAtttgaaaagaaaatacataGAAACTAATCACCATAGATGAACCTGCTATTGTTCAAACACCCCAATCTATAGAAATTACCTAATGCACaccaagaaaaaaaattgaagaagATGAAATCAAAAAATGTCTCAACTTATCACCTGGTATCGTTCAAACACCCCATTCGATTCTAAATAAGATAGGTTTGCTTTATCAATCTTCGTGATTAATATTATTGGGAAGAATTGATGCATATACGCAATAAGAAAACTCCAACACTAAACTTTTTCAATCTTCGTGATTAATATTACCTTAAATCACAATCTTTTTCAAATCAAGAAGCATCAATAAGCCAAGGACCCTAGGACCCAATTCCAATTTTGTGATGGTGATTTCCGGTGAAGAGTGACAAGTGAGGAGGAAAGAATGAGTCGGCAACAGAGAAAGAATGAGATTACGATAAAGAAAGAACGAATCAACGAAAGAGAAAGAATGAGATTTCTGTGAACTCTATGATTTGAATTCTAATTTCTATGAAATCGATTTAGTGAAGATGCGGATTTCTGGTGAAGAGTGAGAAGGGAAGAGGAAAaggggtgggtggtggtggcggatgGGAACGTCGGTCGGACAAGGGGTGAGAAATGTTACAGAAAAATAAGAAGAAATCGATGTAATTAGAGAAAAGGAAAGGGGTACACAAAACTACGTAGTTTTGAGGATCGGGTATACAAGGTTAGctaccttaagggtatattcactttactatatatatatatatatatatatatatatatatatatatatatatatatatatatatatatatactatcttataaaacaaatcccactatttctaaaaatagattgaataaaataataatatttttttaagacgtccaaatcattaagctaattgtacaactaatcactaataaaataatattaaaatttaaacaaactcctataaatcttctcttccaaggttttgaccagatcctttttcatccaaataaatactcaacaccctataatttggtcatttcatgaattttctttatttttaatatgacatgttttCTAAAACAAACTAGTGATTGAATTGAAAATAACCATTCTCCatcgaaaagaaattaattgtcgaaacaaactatttgtTGTCCGCCGCTTTGCgtgggtaaacggctagtgtgtgtgtgtgtgtatatatatatatatatatatatatatatatatatatatatatatatatatattagtgacTCACACGAACATTTATTTTACCATGAATAAATTTATTTAAGCACAAACTGTTAATAGTGTTATTTTGTTTTAGAAGACGATTCACGAGGTAGATGATCATTTTGTTAAGAAAAATGGTAAAATGAACGATATAGACATATCTTTGTGGTTAAATAAATTTATTCACGGTAAATGTTTGTGTGAGTCATTGATTGTTCACGAAGGAGCCTCTTAAATCTCAAATTTATATTTGTTTTCTACTTTTAAGGTATCTTCAACCCCACACTAAActttatattaaatttatttttgcaTTAAAATGCTCTAATGTGACACTAaacataacattatatataattagtaaacagtataacattaaatatattattaaatatacTGTTGAATTGTTGAtaaatataatgttatattacGTTAAGAAAATtggataaaatatatatatatatatatatatatatatatatatatatatatatatatatatatatatatatatatatatatatatataatattttttttagcaTTAAGTATAGTATAAAGGGTTGGAAAGAATTTATTTGTTGCATTATCTTTTACATTATATTTATCACTTTAGTATAAATATAAAATGTTAAGGTTGGAGATAGTCTTAAATCACATCTTAACAACTAACTATCATTTTAATGCTAAAAAGTATTATTTTGATTTTCTTTCTAATATTACGATTGGAAATATGAAATGGATTATGTCAATTTAAATCCAACAAATAAGACAACTATTTTTGGATGGTTTCTCTAAAAGATTAGAACTCAGTAGAACTGTAAAAAAGAccgaaccaaaaaaaaaaaaaacaatcatttTGAGACCAACACAATACTAATTCGGTTTCAAAAAAGACAGGTAACTaaagtttataaaaatatcattttcgtgttaatttatataattattaatcacatttcatctaacttttttttcttttattaaacttAAGTTTATCGTTTTTAATAAATCTTAATCTATCATTTTGGTGTTAATCACATATTATTAGTTaatggaaaattttgaaataaaaaatactAAGTTGAACCGAAAAAACTCAGAAACAGAAACAGAACCAAAAAATGTGCAAGAAAAGACCGTAAGACTGGATCGAAAAAGTCCGGCCCGAAACCGTTTGAGACTGGTCCGATAAAAGACCGAATCGTTACAAGAAAGACTGATCCGACAAAAGATTTTACCGTTTCAGACCGCCCATATGCAGCTAACGTGTTTTAGGCCCATATCAAAGCCCATTGGGCTTTAAGAAGCCCAATAAAACCGAATTTTTTTGAGATGATCACAAATGCAAAAtggaatcaaaaatcaaaataaagcTTTAAAATGTCCATTTCTGCGCTTATTCCGATCGTCTCTTCGTCGGCGGTTCGTCGGCGATTGCCATTAGTGGGTGCCTTTTGTTTGCTCAGCTTAGGTCTCCACAATCTTCACccatcactttctctctcttccaATCCCCTATCACGGTACCCTTCTCTCTGCTCCTCCAATTCCTAGGGTTCTTCTTTGCCCTAATTCGCTTTTGTATCTATCTGCGTGTTATAGTGACTTGAAAAAATTGCTAACATCTTCAATCGGTTTAGGTTGAGTTTCGGTAGCAAAACGCAGGGATTTCGTAGTAGCAGTATAAGAATGGAAGCATCAAATCAAACGACTGTGCCAAGTATCGTTGTGTACGTGACTGTACCAAACAAAGAGGCAGGTTCGTTGCAGATAATTCGATTCTCTTTTTATTGTTCACTGCGAATTTTGCATTTGGATGAAACTGATTGATTTAtgcattataaatttataatggaTGCTATCAAGGTACTTTCTTAACATTACAAACTCTATACAATGGGTTATTTATGCTGATTTATGAAGATAGTAACaatttttctagggttttttgttttgatttgtgGAAAGGAATCAAGTCGCTTTAAAACGGATAAAAACTCTTTTACAGTCTCATTGTTTCTTAGGAATACTTGTTCCAAACTTCTGAATGCTGATTTTCTAATGCTTCGTTTTGTTTAGGTAAGAAATTAGCAGCAAGCATTGTCAAAGAAAAACTTGCAGCTTGTGTCAACAGAGTACCAGGTATATCTCACTCACTCTTTCTAAGTTTTCGTAAAAGATGTTTGTCCTTCTCATTGCATGATTGTATAACTAAAGTTGATGTGCGTTCTTTTGTAGTTACATGGTTTATGCTAAAAGATTTTTCTTTGCTTCATACACATGCTTATTGTTAAAATAAAAGGAACTCCATACTTTGCAAAAATGGACACAATGGTTCCCTTTGGATGattttttgtatcatatataagCTTTTTTAGGTCTTTCCAGTTTTCATTGTGCTTCGATCAGTTATTTTGTTGGATATAAATATTTAGGATCTTTTTTGATATCATATATTGTGAATTTCCATGCTTTTATCAATTTCAACTTCAACAAGTTTAGATATTTGATTCATATGTTTATTGTTTTATGCAACTAAAAACCTAAATCGACCTAACAAGGGATTGAGGGAAATGACTTAAAGACCCTTAACCCAAGCATTGACCCTACTTATTAACCTTGACCAGTTGACTTTCCCTTTCTTTGCATATCTAATCCTTATAATGAGGTACACCGCATTAAATATATATCTGGACttaaatatcatatatcataaaagtttgaccttttgacttttttttttcaatcacaGGCATCGAGTCAGTATACCTGTGGGAAGGAGAGGTAAGATTTCTATTTTGGCTTATgccctatttttttttaataatatataaaatatttgagaaaatCAGTATATGATAAAATGGAAGGAAAACATAAATGAGCCCAATTTTGTAAAAAGTTAGGACTTGATGATACTTAAAAGTGAGTTGAATTTTCAGATACAAACAGATTCAGAGGAACTGCTGATAATTAAAACTAGAGAATCCCTTTTGAGTGCTCTAACTGAGCATGTGAAGGCAAATCATGAATACGAGTAagtgattttttattttattttatttttcatttggtGTTGTATGTATGAATGATGTTTAAAGATTATTTGAGAAAAAATAAATAAggttaaatatataaaaagttaTTTGATGTTGAAACTTGAAACTTGAAACAGAGTGCCTGAAGTGATTGCAATGCCTATAACTGGTGGCAGTGTCGCCTACTTGGAATGGCTCAAAAACAGCACAAGGGAGTGAGTTGTAAATTGTAATTGTGATTTTCTTCATATCATATGGTGTGAGAATTATGTCTGTAAAAATGGTCTTACTATGAATATGATTTTAAACCCTAATCAATCTAGTAGTTAAGAAATAAGATCATTGGGCTTGTTATTTAATATTTACATCGTCTTCCTTGCTATATATATGGACATTGTGATAACATGTTACCATATTTTATGTGGGTTGTTGGTCTGGGTGGGTCAGCGGTCCGGATTTGTGACCCGCATACAAAAAAAAGGGAAGGGAGAGTGTGATTAATGACAAGCAAAGCACCTTGTGAATATGGTTTACTTTAAAAACGCCAGAGTTTATGAACATTGCTTGAAattattaaacaaaataataaaatcaatATTTGTAGTAAATTAAACGAATGGTCTTTGTGGTTTGAGGTAAGTTGCCTATTTAGTCTTCAaaccttttttttcaactttttaataagttatatttttttttgcatGGTTGGTTGtctaacattaaaaaaaaaaaaaaaaaaatactattttgcccttgatttaaTCTATTATATTATTAATCTGCTTAATAAAATACCTAAGTTATTGCATATTGGCAACACTAGTACCCCAATCTTACTACTGCACACCCAAAAGCTATGGCACATTGACACCGCCCAGTCAATGGCCTCATCTCTTCCAGAAATCAATATAGAACTTGATGAAATCTGAAAGTTGACCATGTTTGCTCAAATCCATTTTTAAAGCAAATCTACCCATCTTTTTCTTCAGCGAGACTATAAAAACATGTAGAAAAAATCTGTGCAATTCCAAAAATACCTATAAAACAAATAAAGTAAAACTTAGATGTCATACACCAAATGCATGATCCTTTCACAAACCAAAAAACATCTAAACCAGTTacaaaataatagtaataataataattaaataaaaataggtGAAGCAAATACTCTACTAGAAATTAGATGGAAAAGAAAAAC encodes:
- the LOC111913413 gene encoding protein CutA, chloroplastic, whose protein sequence is MSISALIPIVSSSAVRRRLPLVGAFCLLSLGLHNLHPSLSLSSNPLSRLSFGSKTQGFRSSSIRMEASNQTTVPSIVVYVTVPNKEAGKKLAASIVKEKLAACVNRVPGIESVYLWEGEIQTDSEELLIIKTRESLLSALTEHVKANHEYEVPEVIAMPITGGSVAYLEWLKNSTRE